One Mycobacterium marseillense DNA window includes the following coding sequences:
- a CDS encoding sensor histidine kinase: protein MTGASTTPTPSLQRRVTLVVLALLAVLLMVLGVTIDVTMGVLARHNLHDRLLAATSRADALSAAHTSPDRIAAELNGGGIRALVVTADGTAYGDRGISPELTAGPVEPPPFYPPPPPFPPPPPPPYPPPYPPPPYGFPPPGPGPSPDATATAVVHPLPDGSRVILVADTTQTTQVTHQLRGLLIAAGLVTLLIAALLLIAVSRAALRPLDRLTALATAITTGDRGRRLHPERTDTELGRAASAFDGMLDALETSEQRARHAADTAQRAETATRRFLVDAAHELRTPIAGMQVAAEQLANSASEHHDGQYRRAALLFSDARRAGRLVADMLDLSRIDAGLALEREDVDVAAVLDGEVDRAAMLAPQITLCRTGLPSLTLQVDATRLSQIVSNLLDNARRYTPAGGAITVDLRADDDAAEVTITDTGPGIPEEERDRVFERLVRLDAGRARDHGGAGLGLAIARALARAHGGDLVCLPHKDGAQFRLSLPSNARRSG from the coding sequence ATGACGGGCGCATCGACGACGCCGACTCCGTCGCTGCAACGGCGCGTGACGCTGGTGGTGCTGGCGTTGCTGGCCGTCCTGCTGATGGTGCTCGGGGTGACCATCGACGTCACGATGGGCGTCCTCGCCCGCCACAATCTGCACGACCGGCTGCTCGCCGCGACATCGCGCGCCGACGCGCTGAGCGCCGCGCACACCTCACCCGATCGGATCGCCGCCGAACTCAACGGCGGCGGGATTCGCGCGCTCGTCGTCACGGCCGACGGCACCGCCTACGGGGACCGCGGGATCAGCCCCGAGCTGACTGCCGGGCCCGTCGAGCCGCCACCCTTCTACCCGCCGCCACCGCCCTTTCCGCCACCGCCGCCCCCTCCGTATCCGCCGCCCTATCCGCCACCGCCCTACGGGTTTCCGCCGCCGGGGCCGGGCCCTTCGCCGGATGCCACCGCGACCGCCGTGGTGCACCCGCTGCCCGACGGTTCCCGGGTGATCCTCGTCGCCGACACCACGCAGACGACGCAGGTCACTCACCAACTGCGAGGGCTGTTGATCGCGGCGGGCCTGGTCACCCTGCTGATCGCGGCGCTGCTGCTGATCGCGGTGAGCCGGGCGGCGCTACGTCCGCTGGATCGGCTCACCGCACTGGCCACCGCCATCACCACCGGGGACCGCGGCCGTCGCCTGCATCCCGAGCGCACCGACACCGAACTCGGCCGCGCCGCAAGCGCTTTCGACGGGATGCTGGACGCCTTGGAAACCTCCGAGCAGCGAGCTCGACACGCGGCCGACACCGCACAGCGCGCGGAGACGGCGACCCGGCGATTCCTCGTCGACGCCGCCCACGAGCTGCGCACCCCGATCGCCGGCATGCAGGTGGCCGCCGAGCAACTCGCCAACAGCGCCTCCGAACACCACGACGGCCAGTATCGCCGGGCGGCGCTGTTGTTCTCCGATGCGCGCCGCGCCGGACGCCTCGTGGCCGACATGCTGGACCTCAGCCGCATCGACGCCGGGCTCGCGCTCGAGCGCGAGGACGTCGACGTGGCCGCGGTCCTCGATGGCGAAGTCGACAGAGCCGCCATGCTGGCGCCGCAGATTACGCTGTGCCGCACCGGATTACCGTCACTGACGCTTCAAGTTGACGCGACTCGCCTGTCGCAGATCGTGTCCAACCTGCTCGACAACGCCCGCCGGTACACGCCGGCTGGCGGCGCCATCACGGTCGACCTTCGCGCCGACGACGACGCCGCGGAGGTAACCATCACCGACACCGGCCCGGGCATCCCGGAGGAGGAGCGGGATCGCGTCTTCGAGCGGCTGGTGCGCCTGGACGCCGGGCGCGCCCGCGACCACGGCGGTGCTGGGCTGGGGCTGGCGATCGCGCGGGCGCTGGCCCGCGCGCACGGCGGCGATCTGGTGTGCCTGCCGCACAAGGACGGCGCGCAGTTCCGGCTCAGCCTGCCGAGCAACGCCCGGCGATCGGGGTAG
- a CDS encoding response regulator transcription factor, translated as MEAMTDLPRPAAGRGGQFSVGTPRVLVVEDSETIREMVREALTDVGYHTDARCHGDGLEEVLDGMRPDLVVLDVMLPGRDGFTLIDVIRDWGDIGIVLITARDGLPDRLRGLDGGADDYVIKPFELAELVSRVGAVLRRRGRLPQAVQVGDVTLDLGAGVAARDGRRLDLTATELRVLAFLVEQRGRIVSAAQILNGVWGYDAYDPNLVQVHVSGLRRKLEAHGPRILHTVRGIGYRLQPERS; from the coding sequence ATGGAGGCCATGACGGATCTTCCCCGCCCGGCCGCCGGCCGTGGCGGCCAGTTCAGCGTCGGCACCCCGCGGGTGCTGGTCGTCGAGGACTCCGAGACCATCCGGGAGATGGTCCGCGAGGCGCTGACCGATGTCGGCTATCACACCGATGCCCGCTGCCACGGGGACGGCCTGGAAGAGGTGCTCGACGGCATGCGGCCCGACCTGGTGGTGCTCGACGTGATGCTGCCCGGCCGCGACGGCTTCACGCTCATCGACGTCATCCGCGACTGGGGTGACATCGGCATCGTCTTGATCACGGCTCGCGACGGGCTGCCCGACCGGTTGCGCGGCCTCGACGGCGGGGCCGACGACTACGTCATCAAGCCGTTCGAGCTGGCTGAGCTGGTCTCGCGGGTCGGCGCGGTGCTGCGCCGGCGCGGGCGGCTGCCGCAGGCGGTTCAGGTGGGCGACGTCACGCTGGACCTCGGCGCCGGAGTCGCCGCGCGCGACGGCCGCCGACTCGATCTGACCGCCACCGAGCTGCGCGTGCTCGCGTTTCTCGTGGAGCAGCGCGGCCGGATCGTCAGCGCCGCCCAGATCCTGAACGGGGTATGGGGCTACGACGCCTACGACCCCAACCTGGTGCAGGTGCACGTCAGCGGATTGCGGCGCAAGCTCGAGGCGCACGGGCCGCGGATCCTGCACACCGTGCGAGGCATCGGCTACCGGCTGCAACCCGAGCGTTCATGA
- a CDS encoding nitroreductase family deazaflavin-dependent oxidoreductase, with the protein MGRVTRDHSSPLPARLAARLLRSRRLMRAPIWIYKLRAGAVFGSRILLLEHIGRKSGAPRYAVLEVVDHPSPDTYVVASGFGRKAQWFRNIEANPRVRVYAGSHGPRPGAARVLDQREADRTMADYRARHPKAWERMRPVLEDTLGAPITDTDTPLPLVEFKLD; encoded by the coding sequence ATGGGGAGGGTGACACGAGATCACTCCTCGCCGCTTCCCGCCAGACTCGCCGCGCGGCTGCTGCGGTCGCGTCGACTGATGCGCGCACCGATCTGGATCTACAAGCTTCGTGCGGGCGCGGTGTTCGGTTCGCGCATCCTGTTGCTCGAACACATCGGCCGCAAATCCGGGGCGCCGCGCTACGCGGTGCTGGAGGTCGTCGACCATCCATCACCCGACACGTACGTCGTCGCCTCCGGATTTGGGCGAAAAGCCCAGTGGTTCCGCAACATTGAGGCCAACCCGCGGGTGCGGGTGTACGCCGGCAGCCACGGGCCCAGACCCGGCGCCGCGCGCGTCCTCGATCAACGCGAGGCCGACCGCACGATGGCCGACTACCGGGCCCGTCATCCCAAAGCGTGGGAGCGCATGCGCCCGGTCCTCGAGGACACGCTCGGCGCGCCGATCACCGACACCGACACCCCGCTGCCGCTGGTCGAGTTCAAGCTGGACTAA
- a CDS encoding DoxX family protein, producing MSALTSPKTYAALAAFHAVDAVACGVQVAPIRKTLDDVGVPDNVRPVLPVVKAAAAVGLLSVTRFPVLARVTTAMLTLYFVLAVGAHVRVRDKVVNGLPAALFLALFAAMTVKGPDQG from the coding sequence ATGAGTGCGTTGACTTCACCAAAGACCTATGCGGCGCTCGCCGCGTTCCACGCCGTCGACGCGGTGGCATGCGGCGTGCAGGTCGCTCCCATCAGGAAGACGCTGGACGACGTGGGCGTCCCGGACAACGTGCGGCCCGTGCTGCCGGTGGTGAAGGCGGCCGCCGCGGTCGGCCTGCTGTCGGTCACCCGGTTCCCCGTCCTGGCCAGGGTGACGACGGCGATGCTGACGCTGTACTTCGTGCTGGCGGTCGGCGCCCACGTGCGGGTGCGCGACAAGGTCGTCAACGGCCTTCCGGCCGCGTTGTTCTTGGCCCTGTTCGCCGCGATGACGGTCAAGGGCCCGGATCAGGGTTAG
- a CDS encoding SPFH domain-containing protein — protein MQGAVAGLVLLAVLVIFAIVVVAKSVALIPQAEAAVIERLGRYSRTVSGQLTLLVPFIDRIRARVDLRERVVSFPPQPVITEDNLTLNIDTVVYFQVTVPQAAVYEISNYIVGVEQLTTTTLRNVVGGMTLEQTLTSRDQINGQLRGVLDEATNRWGLRVARVELRSIDPPPSIQASMEKQMKADREKRAMILTAEGMREAAIKEAEGQKQAQILAAEGAKQAAILGAEADRQSRMLRAQGERAAAYLQAQGQAKAIEKTFAAIKAGRPTPEMLAYQYLQTLPEMARGDANKVWVVPSDFSAALQGFTKLLGTPDQDGVFRFQPSPVEDAPKHSADDDADVADWFSTETDPAIAQAVAKAEAIARQPAEGPGELTQ, from the coding sequence ATGCAAGGTGCGGTTGCTGGTCTGGTGCTGCTGGCGGTGCTGGTGATTTTTGCCATCGTCGTGGTGGCCAAGTCGGTGGCGCTGATACCGCAGGCCGAGGCCGCGGTGATCGAGCGGCTGGGCCGCTACAGCCGCACGGTCAGCGGGCAACTGACACTGCTGGTGCCGTTCATCGACCGCATCCGGGCGCGGGTGGATCTGCGGGAGCGGGTGGTGTCGTTCCCGCCGCAGCCGGTGATCACCGAGGACAACCTGACCCTCAACATCGACACCGTCGTCTACTTCCAGGTCACCGTTCCCCAGGCGGCCGTCTACGAGATCAGCAACTACATCGTCGGCGTCGAGCAGCTCACCACCACCACGCTGCGTAACGTGGTCGGCGGCATGACGCTGGAGCAGACGCTGACGTCGCGCGACCAGATCAACGGGCAGCTGCGCGGCGTGCTCGACGAAGCCACCAACCGCTGGGGCTTGCGGGTCGCCCGGGTCGAGTTGCGCAGCATCGACCCGCCGCCGTCGATCCAGGCGTCGATGGAAAAGCAGATGAAGGCCGACCGCGAGAAGCGGGCGATGATCCTGACCGCCGAAGGTATGCGTGAGGCGGCGATCAAGGAGGCCGAGGGCCAAAAGCAGGCACAGATCCTGGCCGCCGAGGGCGCCAAGCAGGCGGCGATCCTGGGCGCCGAGGCCGATCGGCAGTCCCGGATGCTGCGCGCCCAGGGTGAACGGGCCGCCGCCTACCTGCAGGCGCAGGGGCAGGCCAAGGCCATCGAGAAGACCTTCGCGGCGATCAAGGCGGGCCGGCCCACCCCGGAGATGCTGGCCTACCAGTACCTGCAGACGCTGCCGGAGATGGCCCGCGGCGACGCCAACAAGGTGTGGGTGGTGCCCAGCGACTTCAGCGCGGCGTTGCAGGGATTCACCAAACTCCTGGGCACCCCGGACCAGGACGGGGTGTTCCGCTTCCAGCCCTCACCCGTCGAGGACGCGCCCAAGCACAGCGCCGACGACGACGCCGACGTCGCGGACTGGTTCTCCACCGAGACCGACCCCGCGATCGCTCAGGCGGTGGCCAAGGCGGAGGCGATCGCCCGTCAGCCGGCGGAGGGCCCTGGCGAGCTGACTCAATAG